The Macaca thibetana thibetana isolate TM-01 chromosome 19, ASM2454274v1, whole genome shotgun sequence genome has a segment encoding these proteins:
- the NFKBID gene encoding NF-kappa-B inhibitor delta isoform X3, producing MTSPPALSRTVSRGERSHCPTQTVKKLLEEQRRRQQQQPDAGGVQGQFLPPPEQPLTPSVNEAVTDWDPNTHAAYTDSPYSCPASAAESFLPPDFYPPSDPGQPCPFPQGMEDAPDTRFYAESSLPQAGPWRVSTLPSGPPQFPAVVPGPSLEAARAHILALGPQQLLAQDEEGDTLLHLFAARGLRWAAYAAAEVLQVYRRLDIREHKGKTPLLVAAAANQPLIVEDLLNLGAEPNATDHQGRSVLHVAATYGLPGVLLAVLNSGVQVDLEARDFEGLTPLHTAILALNVAMRPSDLCPRVLSTQARDRLDCVHMLLQMGANHTSQEIKSNKTVLHLAVQAANPTLVQLLLELPRGDLRTFVNMKAHGNTALHMAAALPPGPAQEAIVRHLLAAGADPTLRNLENEQPIHLLRPGPGPEGLRQLLKRSRVAPPGLSS from the exons ATGACTTCTCCCCCCGCCCTCTCCCGCACAGTGAGCAGGGGTGAGCGCAGTCACTGCCCAACGCAAACCGTGAAGAAGCTTCTGGAAGAGCAGAGGCGccgccagcagcagcagccggACGCTGGCGGGGTGCAG GGACAATTTCTCCCTCCCCCAGAGCAGCCCCTGACCCCATCTGTGAATGAGGCTGTGACTG ACTGGGACCCCAACACGCATGCTGCCTACACAGACAGCCCCTACTCTTGCCCTGCTTCTGCTGCCGAAAGTTTCCTGCCTCCTGACTTCTACCCACCCTCGGACCCAGGGCAGCCGTGCCCATTTCCCCAGGGCATGGAG GACGCCCCGGACACCCGGTTCTATGCAGAATCTTCCCTACCACAGGCAGGACCCTGGAGAGTTTCTACACTCCCTTCGGGACCCCCACAGTTCCCCGCTGTGGTCCCTGGACCATCGCTGGAGGCGGCCCGAGCTCACATACTGGCTTTGGGGCCacagcagctgctggcccaggatGAGGAGGGGGACAC GCTCCTTCACCTGTTTGCGGCTCGGGGGCTGCGCTGGGCGGCGTATGCTGCGGCTGAGGTGCTCCAGGTGTACCGGCGTCTTGACATTCGTGAGCATAAGGGCAAG ACCCCTCTCCTGGTGGCGGCTGCTGCCAACCAGCCCCTGATTGTGGAGGATCtgttgaacctgggagcagagccCAACGCCACTGACCATCAGGGACGTTCGGTCTTGCACGTGGCCGCTACCTACGGGCTCCCAGGAGTTCTCTTG GCTGTGCTTAACTCCGGGGTCCAGGTTGACCTGGAAGCCAGAGACTTCGAGG GCCTCACCCCGCTCCACACGGCCATCCTGGCCCTTAACGTTGCTATGCGCCCTTCTGACCTCTGCCCCCGGGTGCTGAGCACGCAGGCCCGAGACAGACTGGATTGTGTCcacatgttgctgcaaatgggtGCTAATCACACCAGCCAG GAGATCAAGAGCAACAAGACAGTTCTGCACTTGGCCGTGCAGGCTGCCAACCCCACTCTGGTTCAGCTGCTGCTGGAGCTGCCCCGGGGAGACCTGCGGACCTTTGTCAACATGAAG GCCCACGGGAACACAGCCCTCCACATGGCAGCTGCCCTGCCCCCTGGGCCGGCCCAGGAAGCCATCGTGCGGCACCTGTTGGCAGCTGGGGCGGACCCCACACTGCGCAACCTAGAGAATGAGCAGCCCATTCACCTGCTGCGGCCCGGGCCGGGCCCTGAGGGG CTCCGGCAGCTGTTGAAGAGGAGCCGTGTGGCGCCGCCAGGCCTGTCCTCTTAG
- the NFKBID gene encoding NF-kappa-B inhibitor delta isoform X5, whose translation MGFPDWDPNTHAAYTDSPYSCPASAAESFLPPDFYPPSDPGQPCPFPQGMEAGPWRVSTLPSGPPQFPAVVPGPSLEAARAHILALGPQQLLAQDEEGDTLLHLFAARGLRWAAYAAAEVLQVYRRLDIREHKGKTPLLVAAAANQPLIVEDLLNLGAEPNATDHQGRSVLHVAATYGLPGVLLAVLNSGVQVDLEARDFEGLTPLHTAILALNVAMRPSDLCPRVLSTQARDRLDCVHMLLQMGANHTSQEIKSNKTVLHLAVQAANPTLVQLLLELPRGDLRTFVNMKAHGNTALHMAAALPPGPAQEAIVRHLLAAGADPTLRNLENEQPIHLLRPGPGPEGLRQLLKRSRVAPPGLSS comes from the exons ATGGGCTTTCCAGACTGGGACCCCAACACGCATGCTGCCTACACAGACAGCCCCTACTCTTGCCCTGCTTCTGCTGCCGAAAGTTTCCTGCCTCCTGACTTCTACCCACCCTCGGACCCAGGGCAGCCGTGCCCATTTCCCCAGGGCATGGAG GCAGGACCCTGGAGAGTTTCTACACTCCCTTCGGGACCCCCACAGTTCCCCGCTGTGGTCCCTGGACCATCGCTGGAGGCGGCCCGAGCTCACATACTGGCTTTGGGGCCacagcagctgctggcccaggatGAGGAGGGGGACAC GCTCCTTCACCTGTTTGCGGCTCGGGGGCTGCGCTGGGCGGCGTATGCTGCGGCTGAGGTGCTCCAGGTGTACCGGCGTCTTGACATTCGTGAGCATAAGGGCAAG ACCCCTCTCCTGGTGGCGGCTGCTGCCAACCAGCCCCTGATTGTGGAGGATCtgttgaacctgggagcagagccCAACGCCACTGACCATCAGGGACGTTCGGTCTTGCACGTGGCCGCTACCTACGGGCTCCCAGGAGTTCTCTTG GCTGTGCTTAACTCCGGGGTCCAGGTTGACCTGGAAGCCAGAGACTTCGAGG GCCTCACCCCGCTCCACACGGCCATCCTGGCCCTTAACGTTGCTATGCGCCCTTCTGACCTCTGCCCCCGGGTGCTGAGCACGCAGGCCCGAGACAGACTGGATTGTGTCcacatgttgctgcaaatgggtGCTAATCACACCAGCCAG GAGATCAAGAGCAACAAGACAGTTCTGCACTTGGCCGTGCAGGCTGCCAACCCCACTCTGGTTCAGCTGCTGCTGGAGCTGCCCCGGGGAGACCTGCGGACCTTTGTCAACATGAAG GCCCACGGGAACACAGCCCTCCACATGGCAGCTGCCCTGCCCCCTGGGCCGGCCCAGGAAGCCATCGTGCGGCACCTGTTGGCAGCTGGGGCGGACCCCACACTGCGCAACCTAGAGAATGAGCAGCCCATTCACCTGCTGCGGCCCGGGCCGGGCCCTGAGGGG CTCCGGCAGCTGTTGAAGAGGAGCCGTGTGGCGCCGCCAGGCCTGTCCTCTTAG
- the NFKBID gene encoding NF-kappa-B inhibitor delta isoform X6, producing MKWMWVCLRGILDSQAFWREKLRRWECLLAEMKVSRGERSHCPTQTVKKLLEEQRRRQQQQPDAGGVQGQFLPPPEQPLTPSVNEAVTGHPPFPAHSETVGSGLSSLGLPMGFPDWDPNTHAAYTDSPYSCPASAAESFLPPDFYPPSDPGQPCPFPQGMEAGPWRVSTLPSGPPQFPAVVPGPSLEAARAHILALGPQQLLAQDEEGDTLLHLFAARGLRWAAYAAAEVLQVYRRLDIREHKGKTPLLVAAAANQPLIVEDLLNLGAEPNATDHQGRSVLHVAATYGLPGVLLAVLNSGVQVDLEARDFEGLTPLHTAILALNVAMRPSDLCPRVLSTQARDRLDCVHMLLQMGANHTSQEIKSNKTVLHLAVQAANPTLVQLLLELPRGDLRTFVNMKAHGNTALHMAAALPPGPAQEAIVRHLLAAGADPTLRNLENEQPIHLLRPGPGPEGLRQLLKRSRVAPPGLSS from the exons ATGAAATGGATGTGGGTGTGTTTGAGAGGGATCCTAGACAGCCAAGCCTTCTGGCGTGAAAAGCTGAGAAGATGGGAGTGTCTGCTGGCAGAGATGAAAG TGAGCAGGGGTGAGCGCAGTCACTGCCCAACGCAAACCGTGAAGAAGCTTCTGGAAGAGCAGAGGCGccgccagcagcagcagccggACGCTGGCGGGGTGCAG GGACAATTTCTCCCTCCCCCAGAGCAGCCCCTGACCCCATCTGTGAATGAGGCTGTGACTG GCCACCCTCCCTTCCCAGCACACTCGGAGACGGTGGGTTCTGGACTTAGCAGCCTGGGTCTCCCCATGGGCTTTCCAGACTGGGACCCCAACACGCATGCTGCCTACACAGACAGCCCCTACTCTTGCCCTGCTTCTGCTGCCGAAAGTTTCCTGCCTCCTGACTTCTACCCACCCTCGGACCCAGGGCAGCCGTGCCCATTTCCCCAGGGCATGGAG GCAGGACCCTGGAGAGTTTCTACACTCCCTTCGGGACCCCCACAGTTCCCCGCTGTGGTCCCTGGACCATCGCTGGAGGCGGCCCGAGCTCACATACTGGCTTTGGGGCCacagcagctgctggcccaggatGAGGAGGGGGACAC GCTCCTTCACCTGTTTGCGGCTCGGGGGCTGCGCTGGGCGGCGTATGCTGCGGCTGAGGTGCTCCAGGTGTACCGGCGTCTTGACATTCGTGAGCATAAGGGCAAG ACCCCTCTCCTGGTGGCGGCTGCTGCCAACCAGCCCCTGATTGTGGAGGATCtgttgaacctgggagcagagccCAACGCCACTGACCATCAGGGACGTTCGGTCTTGCACGTGGCCGCTACCTACGGGCTCCCAGGAGTTCTCTTG GCTGTGCTTAACTCCGGGGTCCAGGTTGACCTGGAAGCCAGAGACTTCGAGG GCCTCACCCCGCTCCACACGGCCATCCTGGCCCTTAACGTTGCTATGCGCCCTTCTGACCTCTGCCCCCGGGTGCTGAGCACGCAGGCCCGAGACAGACTGGATTGTGTCcacatgttgctgcaaatgggtGCTAATCACACCAGCCAG GAGATCAAGAGCAACAAGACAGTTCTGCACTTGGCCGTGCAGGCTGCCAACCCCACTCTGGTTCAGCTGCTGCTGGAGCTGCCCCGGGGAGACCTGCGGACCTTTGTCAACATGAAG GCCCACGGGAACACAGCCCTCCACATGGCAGCTGCCCTGCCCCCTGGGCCGGCCCAGGAAGCCATCGTGCGGCACCTGTTGGCAGCTGGGGCGGACCCCACACTGCGCAACCTAGAGAATGAGCAGCCCATTCACCTGCTGCGGCCCGGGCCGGGCCCTGAGGGG CTCCGGCAGCTGTTGAAGAGGAGCCGTGTGGCGCCGCCAGGCCTGTCCTCTTAG
- the NFKBID gene encoding NF-kappa-B inhibitor delta isoform X4: MGFPDWDPNTHAAYTDSPYSCPASAAESFLPPDFYPPSDPGQPCPFPQGMEDAPDTRFYAESSLPQAGPWRVSTLPSGPPQFPAVVPGPSLEAARAHILALGPQQLLAQDEEGDTLLHLFAARGLRWAAYAAAEVLQVYRRLDIREHKGKTPLLVAAAANQPLIVEDLLNLGAEPNATDHQGRSVLHVAATYGLPGVLLAVLNSGVQVDLEARDFEGLTPLHTAILALNVAMRPSDLCPRVLSTQARDRLDCVHMLLQMGANHTSQEIKSNKTVLHLAVQAANPTLVQLLLELPRGDLRTFVNMKAHGNTALHMAAALPPGPAQEAIVRHLLAAGADPTLRNLENEQPIHLLRPGPGPEGLRQLLKRSRVAPPGLSS; the protein is encoded by the exons ATGGGCTTTCCAGACTGGGACCCCAACACGCATGCTGCCTACACAGACAGCCCCTACTCTTGCCCTGCTTCTGCTGCCGAAAGTTTCCTGCCTCCTGACTTCTACCCACCCTCGGACCCAGGGCAGCCGTGCCCATTTCCCCAGGGCATGGAG GACGCCCCGGACACCCGGTTCTATGCAGAATCTTCCCTACCACAGGCAGGACCCTGGAGAGTTTCTACACTCCCTTCGGGACCCCCACAGTTCCCCGCTGTGGTCCCTGGACCATCGCTGGAGGCGGCCCGAGCTCACATACTGGCTTTGGGGCCacagcagctgctggcccaggatGAGGAGGGGGACAC GCTCCTTCACCTGTTTGCGGCTCGGGGGCTGCGCTGGGCGGCGTATGCTGCGGCTGAGGTGCTCCAGGTGTACCGGCGTCTTGACATTCGTGAGCATAAGGGCAAG ACCCCTCTCCTGGTGGCGGCTGCTGCCAACCAGCCCCTGATTGTGGAGGATCtgttgaacctgggagcagagccCAACGCCACTGACCATCAGGGACGTTCGGTCTTGCACGTGGCCGCTACCTACGGGCTCCCAGGAGTTCTCTTG GCTGTGCTTAACTCCGGGGTCCAGGTTGACCTGGAAGCCAGAGACTTCGAGG GCCTCACCCCGCTCCACACGGCCATCCTGGCCCTTAACGTTGCTATGCGCCCTTCTGACCTCTGCCCCCGGGTGCTGAGCACGCAGGCCCGAGACAGACTGGATTGTGTCcacatgttgctgcaaatgggtGCTAATCACACCAGCCAG GAGATCAAGAGCAACAAGACAGTTCTGCACTTGGCCGTGCAGGCTGCCAACCCCACTCTGGTTCAGCTGCTGCTGGAGCTGCCCCGGGGAGACCTGCGGACCTTTGTCAACATGAAG GCCCACGGGAACACAGCCCTCCACATGGCAGCTGCCCTGCCCCCTGGGCCGGCCCAGGAAGCCATCGTGCGGCACCTGTTGGCAGCTGGGGCGGACCCCACACTGCGCAACCTAGAGAATGAGCAGCCCATTCACCTGCTGCGGCCCGGGCCGGGCCCTGAGGGG CTCCGGCAGCTGTTGAAGAGGAGCCGTGTGGCGCCGCCAGGCCTGTCCTCTTAG
- the NFKBID gene encoding NF-kappa-B inhibitor delta isoform X2, whose amino-acid sequence MTSPPALSRTVSRGERSHCPTQTVKKLLEEQRRRQQQQPDAGGVQGQFLPPPEQPLTPSVNEAVTGHPPFPAHSETVGSGLSSLGLPMGFPDWDPNTHAAYTDSPYSCPASAAESFLPPDFYPPSDPGQPCPFPQGMEAGPWRVSTLPSGPPQFPAVVPGPSLEAARAHILALGPQQLLAQDEEGDTLLHLFAARGLRWAAYAAAEVLQVYRRLDIREHKGKTPLLVAAAANQPLIVEDLLNLGAEPNATDHQGRSVLHVAATYGLPGVLLAVLNSGVQVDLEARDFEGLTPLHTAILALNVAMRPSDLCPRVLSTQARDRLDCVHMLLQMGANHTSQEIKSNKTVLHLAVQAANPTLVQLLLELPRGDLRTFVNMKAHGNTALHMAAALPPGPAQEAIVRHLLAAGADPTLRNLENEQPIHLLRPGPGPEGLRQLLKRSRVAPPGLSS is encoded by the exons ATGACTTCTCCCCCCGCCCTCTCCCGCACAGTGAGCAGGGGTGAGCGCAGTCACTGCCCAACGCAAACCGTGAAGAAGCTTCTGGAAGAGCAGAGGCGccgccagcagcagcagccggACGCTGGCGGGGTGCAG GGACAATTTCTCCCTCCCCCAGAGCAGCCCCTGACCCCATCTGTGAATGAGGCTGTGACTG GCCACCCTCCCTTCCCAGCACACTCGGAGACGGTGGGTTCTGGACTTAGCAGCCTGGGTCTCCCCATGGGCTTTCCAGACTGGGACCCCAACACGCATGCTGCCTACACAGACAGCCCCTACTCTTGCCCTGCTTCTGCTGCCGAAAGTTTCCTGCCTCCTGACTTCTACCCACCCTCGGACCCAGGGCAGCCGTGCCCATTTCCCCAGGGCATGGAG GCAGGACCCTGGAGAGTTTCTACACTCCCTTCGGGACCCCCACAGTTCCCCGCTGTGGTCCCTGGACCATCGCTGGAGGCGGCCCGAGCTCACATACTGGCTTTGGGGCCacagcagctgctggcccaggatGAGGAGGGGGACAC GCTCCTTCACCTGTTTGCGGCTCGGGGGCTGCGCTGGGCGGCGTATGCTGCGGCTGAGGTGCTCCAGGTGTACCGGCGTCTTGACATTCGTGAGCATAAGGGCAAG ACCCCTCTCCTGGTGGCGGCTGCTGCCAACCAGCCCCTGATTGTGGAGGATCtgttgaacctgggagcagagccCAACGCCACTGACCATCAGGGACGTTCGGTCTTGCACGTGGCCGCTACCTACGGGCTCCCAGGAGTTCTCTTG GCTGTGCTTAACTCCGGGGTCCAGGTTGACCTGGAAGCCAGAGACTTCGAGG GCCTCACCCCGCTCCACACGGCCATCCTGGCCCTTAACGTTGCTATGCGCCCTTCTGACCTCTGCCCCCGGGTGCTGAGCACGCAGGCCCGAGACAGACTGGATTGTGTCcacatgttgctgcaaatgggtGCTAATCACACCAGCCAG GAGATCAAGAGCAACAAGACAGTTCTGCACTTGGCCGTGCAGGCTGCCAACCCCACTCTGGTTCAGCTGCTGCTGGAGCTGCCCCGGGGAGACCTGCGGACCTTTGTCAACATGAAG GCCCACGGGAACACAGCCCTCCACATGGCAGCTGCCCTGCCCCCTGGGCCGGCCCAGGAAGCCATCGTGCGGCACCTGTTGGCAGCTGGGGCGGACCCCACACTGCGCAACCTAGAGAATGAGCAGCCCATTCACCTGCTGCGGCCCGGGCCGGGCCCTGAGGGG CTCCGGCAGCTGTTGAAGAGGAGCCGTGTGGCGCCGCCAGGCCTGTCCTCTTAG
- the NFKBID gene encoding NF-kappa-B inhibitor delta isoform X1: MTSPPALSRTVSRGERSHCPTQTVKKLLEEQRRRQQQQPDAGGVQGQFLPPPEQPLTPSVNEAVTGHPPFPAHSETVGSGLSSLGLPMGFPDWDPNTHAAYTDSPYSCPASAAESFLPPDFYPPSDPGQPCPFPQGMEDAPDTRFYAESSLPQAGPWRVSTLPSGPPQFPAVVPGPSLEAARAHILALGPQQLLAQDEEGDTLLHLFAARGLRWAAYAAAEVLQVYRRLDIREHKGKTPLLVAAAANQPLIVEDLLNLGAEPNATDHQGRSVLHVAATYGLPGVLLAVLNSGVQVDLEARDFEGLTPLHTAILALNVAMRPSDLCPRVLSTQARDRLDCVHMLLQMGANHTSQEIKSNKTVLHLAVQAANPTLVQLLLELPRGDLRTFVNMKAHGNTALHMAAALPPGPAQEAIVRHLLAAGADPTLRNLENEQPIHLLRPGPGPEGLRQLLKRSRVAPPGLSS; this comes from the exons ATGACTTCTCCCCCCGCCCTCTCCCGCACAGTGAGCAGGGGTGAGCGCAGTCACTGCCCAACGCAAACCGTGAAGAAGCTTCTGGAAGAGCAGAGGCGccgccagcagcagcagccggACGCTGGCGGGGTGCAG GGACAATTTCTCCCTCCCCCAGAGCAGCCCCTGACCCCATCTGTGAATGAGGCTGTGACTG GCCACCCTCCCTTCCCAGCACACTCGGAGACGGTGGGTTCTGGACTTAGCAGCCTGGGTCTCCCCATGGGCTTTCCAGACTGGGACCCCAACACGCATGCTGCCTACACAGACAGCCCCTACTCTTGCCCTGCTTCTGCTGCCGAAAGTTTCCTGCCTCCTGACTTCTACCCACCCTCGGACCCAGGGCAGCCGTGCCCATTTCCCCAGGGCATGGAG GACGCCCCGGACACCCGGTTCTATGCAGAATCTTCCCTACCACAGGCAGGACCCTGGAGAGTTTCTACACTCCCTTCGGGACCCCCACAGTTCCCCGCTGTGGTCCCTGGACCATCGCTGGAGGCGGCCCGAGCTCACATACTGGCTTTGGGGCCacagcagctgctggcccaggatGAGGAGGGGGACAC GCTCCTTCACCTGTTTGCGGCTCGGGGGCTGCGCTGGGCGGCGTATGCTGCGGCTGAGGTGCTCCAGGTGTACCGGCGTCTTGACATTCGTGAGCATAAGGGCAAG ACCCCTCTCCTGGTGGCGGCTGCTGCCAACCAGCCCCTGATTGTGGAGGATCtgttgaacctgggagcagagccCAACGCCACTGACCATCAGGGACGTTCGGTCTTGCACGTGGCCGCTACCTACGGGCTCCCAGGAGTTCTCTTG GCTGTGCTTAACTCCGGGGTCCAGGTTGACCTGGAAGCCAGAGACTTCGAGG GCCTCACCCCGCTCCACACGGCCATCCTGGCCCTTAACGTTGCTATGCGCCCTTCTGACCTCTGCCCCCGGGTGCTGAGCACGCAGGCCCGAGACAGACTGGATTGTGTCcacatgttgctgcaaatgggtGCTAATCACACCAGCCAG GAGATCAAGAGCAACAAGACAGTTCTGCACTTGGCCGTGCAGGCTGCCAACCCCACTCTGGTTCAGCTGCTGCTGGAGCTGCCCCGGGGAGACCTGCGGACCTTTGTCAACATGAAG GCCCACGGGAACACAGCCCTCCACATGGCAGCTGCCCTGCCCCCTGGGCCGGCCCAGGAAGCCATCGTGCGGCACCTGTTGGCAGCTGGGGCGGACCCCACACTGCGCAACCTAGAGAATGAGCAGCCCATTCACCTGCTGCGGCCCGGGCCGGGCCCTGAGGGG CTCCGGCAGCTGTTGAAGAGGAGCCGTGTGGCGCCGCCAGGCCTGTCCTCTTAG
- the HCST gene encoding hematopoietic cell signal transducer isoform X1 → MPGSSGLLWTTVLYQTPARPQPTMIHLGHILFLLLLPVAAAQTTPGSCSGCGSLSLPLLAGLVAADAVASLLIVGAVFLCARPRRSPAQEDGKVYINMPGRG, encoded by the exons atgcctgg TTCCTCGGGACTTCTCTGGACCACAGTCCTCTACCAGACCCCTGCCAGACCCCAGCCCACCATGATCCATCTGGGTCACATCCTCTTCCTGCTTTTGCTCCCAG tggctgcagctCAGACGACCCCAG GCTCCTGTTCCGGATGTGGGTCCCTCTCTCTGCCGCTCCTGGCAGGCCTCGTGGCAGCGGATGCGGTGGCGTCGCTGCTCATCGTGGGGGCGGTGTTCCTGTGCGCACGCCCACGCCGCAGCCCCGCCCAAG AAGATGGCAAAGTCTACATCAACATGCCGGGCAGGGGCTGA
- the HCST gene encoding hematopoietic cell signal transducer isoform X2, producing MPGSSGLLWTTVLYQTPARPQPTMIHLGHILFLLLLPVAAAQTTPGSCSGCGSLSLPLLAGLVAADAVASLLIVGAVFLCARPRRSPAQDGKVYINMPGRG from the exons atgcctgg TTCCTCGGGACTTCTCTGGACCACAGTCCTCTACCAGACCCCTGCCAGACCCCAGCCCACCATGATCCATCTGGGTCACATCCTCTTCCTGCTTTTGCTCCCAG tggctgcagctCAGACGACCCCAG GCTCCTGTTCCGGATGTGGGTCCCTCTCTCTGCCGCTCCTGGCAGGCCTCGTGGCAGCGGATGCGGTGGCGTCGCTGCTCATCGTGGGGGCGGTGTTCCTGTGCGCACGCCCACGCCGCAGCCCCGCCCAAG ATGGCAAAGTCTACATCAACATGCCGGGCAGGGGCTGA
- the TYROBP gene encoding TYRO protein tyrosine kinase-binding protein isoform X1 translates to MGGLEPCSRLLLLPLLLAVGGLRPVQAQAQSDCGCSTVSPGVLAGIVLGDLVLTVLIALAVYFLGRLVPRGRGAAEAATRKQRITETESPYQELQGQRSDVYSDLNTQRPYYK, encoded by the exons ATGGGGGGCCTTGAACCCTGCAGCAggctcctgctcctgcctctccTGCTGGCTGTAGGTG gTCTCCGTCCTgtccaggcccaggcccagagcG ATTGCGGTTGCTCTACGGTGAGCCCGGGCGTGCTGGCAGGGATCGTGCTGGGGGACTTGGTGCTGACAGTGCTCATCGCCCTGGCTGTGTACTTCCTGGGCCGGCTGGTCCCTCGGGGGCGAGGGGCTGCGGAGG CAGCGACCCGGAAACAGCGTATCACTGAGACGGAGTCGCCTTATCAG GAGCTCCAAGGTCAGAGGTCGGATGTCTACAGCGACCTCAACACACAGAGGCCATATTACAAATGA
- the TYROBP gene encoding TYRO protein tyrosine kinase-binding protein isoform X2: MGGLEPCSRLLLLPLLLAVGGLRPVQAQAQSDCGCSTVSPGVLAGIVLGDLVLTVLIALAVYFLGRLVPRGRGAAEATRKQRITETESPYQELQGQRSDVYSDLNTQRPYYK, translated from the exons ATGGGGGGCCTTGAACCCTGCAGCAggctcctgctcctgcctctccTGCTGGCTGTAGGTG gTCTCCGTCCTgtccaggcccaggcccagagcG ATTGCGGTTGCTCTACGGTGAGCCCGGGCGTGCTGGCAGGGATCGTGCTGGGGGACTTGGTGCTGACAGTGCTCATCGCCCTGGCTGTGTACTTCCTGGGCCGGCTGGTCCCTCGGGGGCGAGGGGCTGCGGAGG CGACCCGGAAACAGCGTATCACTGAGACGGAGTCGCCTTATCAG GAGCTCCAAGGTCAGAGGTCGGATGTCTACAGCGACCTCAACACACAGAGGCCATATTACAAATGA